A window from Thiosulfatimonas sediminis encodes these proteins:
- a CDS encoding UDP-glucose dehydrogenase family protein has protein sequence MIINVFGSTISGLVTAGCLAETGNEVKLIGQIPNEIAEPGLRKLLQKQINNQHLTVGDNHYPNADFHIFAYGDGDCSLALQMAQQLAKNKTDNNCLLIRSNFSIDIAREIIAAAEMPIIINPDFAAEGNAIQGFQRPDRIIIGAQDNAAITKFRRLIAPFNRNRDTIIQMQPESAILTKYATNVLIATRISLMNELALVAEQMHADIEEVRQGLGSDHRIGFAYLYPGAGFGGAYLERDLHRVQELIDQTGSQENLLRSVHNINEQQKELLFRKLWKHYHCDLQNKKIAIWGISYKPNTNSIDGAPSLVMINALLHQGCELQLFDPKLDDNFHQWMDRHLSKAQQERIHICETMYDALIDSDALCVLTEWKSFWSPNFTSIKELMAQPVILDGRNLYDRSWLLDNGFSYYGVGR, from the coding sequence ATGATTATAAACGTCTTTGGCTCAACCATTAGCGGCTTGGTTACCGCCGGCTGTTTGGCCGAAACCGGCAACGAAGTCAAACTTATCGGACAAATTCCGAATGAAATCGCCGAACCCGGGCTGCGCAAACTTCTGCAAAAACAGATCAATAACCAACACCTGACGGTGGGCGATAACCATTACCCCAATGCCGATTTTCATATTTTCGCCTACGGGGATGGCGATTGCTCGCTCGCTTTGCAAATGGCGCAACAGTTAGCAAAAAACAAAACTGACAACAACTGCTTACTGATTCGGTCTAATTTCAGTATCGACATCGCGCGCGAGATTATCGCCGCCGCAGAAATGCCGATCATCATTAACCCAGACTTTGCGGCCGAAGGCAACGCCATTCAAGGCTTTCAACGTCCGGACCGAATCATTATTGGCGCGCAAGACAACGCCGCAATCACCAAATTCCGTCGTCTCATCGCGCCTTTCAACCGCAACCGTGACACGATTATCCAGATGCAACCAGAGTCAGCGATTCTGACCAAATACGCCACCAACGTATTAATTGCCACGCGCATCAGTTTGATGAACGAATTGGCCCTCGTTGCCGAACAGATGCACGCGGACATTGAAGAAGTCCGACAAGGATTAGGCTCTGACCACCGTATCGGCTTTGCCTATCTTTACCCTGGTGCGGGCTTCGGTGGCGCTTACCTAGAACGTGATTTACATCGCGTACAAGAGCTCATCGACCAAACCGGCTCGCAGGAAAACTTACTCCGCTCGGTACACAACATCAACGAACAGCAAAAAGAGTTGCTGTTCCGCAAACTGTGGAAGCACTACCATTGCGACCTGCAAAACAAAAAAATTGCAATTTGGGGAATCAGCTACAAGCCCAATACCAACTCAATTGACGGTGCACCAAGTTTGGTTATGATTAATGCCCTGTTGCATCAAGGCTGCGAATTGCAACTTTTCGACCCCAAGCTCGATGATAACTTCCATCAGTGGATGGATCGCCATCTCAGCAAAGCCCAGCAAGAACGGATTCATATTTGCGAAACCATGTACGATGCGCTGATTGATAGTGATGCGCTCTGTGTATTAACCGAATGGAAGAGCTTCTGGTCACCCAACTTTACGAGCATCAAAGAGTTAATGGCGCAACCGGTCATTCTTGACGGGCGTAATCTTTACGACCGTAGCTGGTTGCTCGACAACGGCTTTAGTTATTACGGCGTAGGACGTTAA
- the pgi gene encoding glucose-6-phosphate isomerase has translation MKQFNAYQPLSILAETLQQTHLNTLFASNSQRFADFHVQMPGAMLDFSKQKITQEVLDGLIGMAEEANLADWINRLINGDELNHTEGRKAWHTALRNMSDPIPEVAEAWQKMAYIVDELHQKQMRGYSGKAITDVVNIGVGGSDLGPLMITHALEMQQLPSSPQIHFVSTLDGRQLQSILAKTNPETTLFIVASKSFTTIDTLSLAETAKSWILNSCQNHSEAMRHFIGISTSPEKMGEWGILPQMQLAFWDWVGGRFSMWSTIGLTVAIQLGMDGFKQMLKGAHEVDEHFRKTPFRENIPVLIGLIGIWNTNFLKLAGQAILPYDSRLKHFASYLEQLEMESNGKHTQRNGEFVDYRTCPILWGEVGPNAQHAFYQLLHQGTERVMSDFILFKEGQGSGERAAFHQNLNIANCLAQSRAMMVGQDSDNPHKHYPGDQVSNTLLMTRVDAHHLGMLVAIYEHKVFTQSVIWNINPFDQWGVELGKKLAMGILDSIDRQDASELDQSTQGILQQIWEHKA, from the coding sequence ATGAAGCAATTCAATGCCTATCAACCCCTAAGTATCCTTGCTGAAACTCTGCAACAGACACATCTGAATACACTGTTTGCGTCTAATTCACAGCGCTTTGCCGATTTCCATGTGCAAATGCCCGGCGCTATGTTGGATTTTTCTAAGCAAAAAATCACGCAAGAAGTGCTCGATGGTCTGATTGGCATGGCGGAAGAAGCCAATCTAGCGGATTGGATTAATCGCCTAATCAATGGCGATGAACTTAATCACACTGAAGGCCGTAAGGCTTGGCACACTGCGCTTCGCAATATGAGTGACCCCATACCGGAAGTGGCAGAAGCTTGGCAAAAAATGGCCTATATTGTCGATGAGTTGCATCAAAAACAGATGCGCGGTTATTCGGGCAAAGCCATTACCGATGTGGTCAATATTGGTGTTGGCGGCAGCGATCTTGGACCACTGATGATCACTCATGCACTGGAAATGCAGCAACTGCCGAGCAGCCCACAAATCCATTTTGTCTCGACGCTGGATGGCCGACAATTACAGTCTATTCTGGCTAAAACCAACCCTGAAACGACGCTGTTTATTGTCGCTTCAAAATCATTTACCACGATTGACACCCTCTCCTTGGCAGAAACCGCCAAATCATGGATTTTAAACAGTTGCCAAAACCATTCGGAGGCAATGCGGCACTTTATCGGCATCTCCACCAGCCCAGAAAAAATGGGGGAATGGGGCATATTGCCACAGATGCAACTGGCCTTTTGGGACTGGGTTGGCGGGCGTTTTTCGATGTGGTCGACCATTGGTTTAACCGTTGCGATTCAGCTTGGCATGGACGGTTTTAAACAGATGCTAAAGGGCGCACATGAGGTTGACGAACACTTCCGCAAAACCCCTTTCAGAGAGAATATTCCGGTGTTAATCGGCTTGATTGGTATTTGGAACACCAACTTTTTGAAGCTGGCCGGCCAAGCCATTCTGCCTTATGACTCGCGCTTAAAGCACTTTGCCAGCTATCTGGAACAGTTGGAAATGGAAAGTAACGGTAAACACACTCAGCGCAACGGCGAATTTGTTGATTACCGCACTTGTCCGATTCTTTGGGGTGAAGTCGGCCCGAATGCGCAACACGCTTTCTATCAGCTGCTTCACCAAGGCACCGAACGCGTCATGTCGGACTTTATTCTGTTTAAAGAAGGTCAAGGTTCTGGTGAGCGTGCTGCTTTCCACCAAAACCTGAACATTGCAAACTGCTTAGCACAGAGTCGCGCGATGATGGTCGGACAAGACAGTGACAATCCACACAAACATTATCCTGGCGATCAAGTCTCCAACACCCTATTAATGACCCGCGTTGACGCACATCATCTGGGTATGTTGGTGGCGATATATGAACATAAAGTGTTCACCCAATCGGTTATCTGGAACATCAACCCATTTGACCAATGGGGTGTTGAATTGGGTAAAAAACTCGCGATGGGTATTTTGGATTCGATAGACCGACAAGACGCATCGGAGCTAGACCAATCAACACAAGGTATTTTGCAGCAAATTTGGGAACATAAAGCATGA